The following nucleotide sequence is from Buchnera aphidicola (Schlechtendalia peitan).
TATGATGTTCATTCGCCTAGTATACCTGATGTAGAATGGATAGTTACTTTACTAAAGAAAGCTGTTAATTGTATTTCAATTAAAAAATTATGGGTTAATCCGGATTGTGGATTAAAAACAAGAGATTGGAATATTACTCGATCTTCTTTATTAAACATGGTTAAAGCAGCAAAAATTATTAGAAAAAGTTATAATTAGTGATAATATAAAAAAAAAACGATATTGTTAATGTTAACAATATCGTTTTTTTTTATATTATCACTAATTATAACTTTTTCTAATAATTTTTGCTGCTTTAACCATGTTTAAAATTTACTATAAAGTAAAATTTACATAATTTTACTGTATTTTGTAAAATATTCAATTCATTATTTAAACAAAATTTTAAAATATTTTTTCATGATTAATGTTTTAAAAGTTAACTATAATATTAATTATTAATATACATGATCATATTTTAATTATTTTTAAATTTTTATCTTAAGTATTAAAAGTATTTTTAATATTATAAAATGTATTAAAATATAACATATGTACTTCTAATATTACATTTTAATAATTATGTATATTAATATTAATATAATTAGTTATATTTTTCTTAAAGATTGTTATTTATTAAAATGATATTTAATTATTTATACTATAATGTTAGTATTTATTCTATATTTTGACTCTGTTCTCTAATTTGTTCGATTAGTACTTTAATTTCTATGACAGAAGAATGAATATCAAAATTTGAGGATTTTGAAGATAATGTGTTAATTTCTCGATTTAATTCTTGCATTATAAAATCTAATTTACGACCAATAGGTTCATTATTTTCTAATATAGAAAAAGTTTTTGAAATGTGTATATCAATTCTATCTAATTCCTCTGCAATATCAGTTTTTTGTATTATAAAAAAGAGTTCTTGATTTAATCTATTTTGATCAATATCTATTTTTAGTTCTTCTATTTTTTCTAAAATTCTCTTTTTTTGCCATTGTATAATTTGTGTTATGTTATTTCTAATAATTTTAATATTGTGTTTTATAACAAATAATTTTTTTTCTATTAATTTTTTAAGATGAATACCTTCATTTTTTCTAAATTTTAATAGTTGTTTTATAGTTTTTTGAAATAAATCTGATAGTTCAGAAGAAATCTTATCTATATTATGATTTTTTAAATTTATTACTCCTGGCCAATTTAACAAATCAATTATATTTATAATTCCATCGGGTATGTTTAATTTAATATATTTTATATATTTTATTAATTGTTTAATTAAAACAGTATTTATAGATTTAGTTGGTATTGTATATTTATTGGATTCAAATTGTAGATTACATTCTATTTTACCACGATTTAAATTAGATCTAATATATTGACGTATTAATGGTTCTAATTCTCGAAATTCTTCTGATAGTCTAAGATTAATTTCTAGATAACGATGATTAAACGAACGTACTTCAAAAATAGCGCTTCCCCATGTTCTATTTATTTTTTCTTTTGCATATCCTGTCATGCTATATATCATAATCTAACCCCCGTTGAAACAGTACTAATAAATTTAATTTTTAAAAATTTTAGTGTTTGAAATATCTGCGTTGTGTAAAAATCATAGAAATTTTATGTTGATCAACAGAAGAAATGATTTCTGCATCTCGAATTGATCCACCAGGCTGAATGATGCATGAAACACCTTGTTTAGCAACAATATCGATGCTATCTTTAAACGGAAAAAATGCGTCTGATGCCATAATAGATTTTTCTAAAGTTGTTATATTATCTTGAACTTTCATGCTTGCAATTTTAACAGAATCAATACGGCTAGTTTGTCCTGCTCCAATACTAATTGTTTTTAAATTTCGTACGTA
It contains:
- a CDS encoding YicC/YloC family endoribonuclease codes for the protein MTGYAKEKINRTWGSAIFEVRSFNHRYLEINLRLSEEFRELEPLIRQYIRSNLNRGKIECNLQFESNKYTIPTKSINTVLIKQLIKYIKYIKLNIPDGIINIIDLLNWPGVINLKNHNIDKISSELSDLFQKTIKQLLKFRKNEGIHLKKLIEKKLFVIKHNIKIIRNNITQIIQWQKKRILEKIEELKIDIDQNRLNQELFFIIQKTDIAEELDRIDIHISKTFSILENNEPIGRKLDFIMQELNREINTLSSKSSNFDIHSSVIEIKVLIEQIREQSQNIE